A section of the Xiphias gladius isolate SHS-SW01 ecotype Sanya breed wild chromosome 8, ASM1685928v1, whole genome shotgun sequence genome encodes:
- the LOC120793755 gene encoding proton myo-inositol cotransporter-like isoform X1, giving the protein MSSSHNEYSLKHMSHLMGSRREKAAGDGERSLTGPSPGGSASGGDLLDQDASTPGFVYVMASFSALGGLLFGYDTGVVSGAMLLLKKEMNLNALWQELLVSSTVGAAALSALSGGSLNGWLGRRICILLSSFIFSIGGIILSFAPDKVVLLVGRITVGLGIGIASMTVPVYIAEVSPPHLRGQLVTINALFITGGQFIASVVDGAFSYLRHDGWRYMLGLSILPAVLQFVGFFFLPESPRWLLQKGRSQEAHQVLSQIREGQAVDEEYDAIRTSIEEEEKETGGGGLVIFRILSHGPTRRALIVGCGLQMFQQLSGINTVMYYSATILQMAGVRDDKQAIWLAAATSATNFVFTLVGVWLVERVGRRKLTLWSLLGTGLSLTLLAVGFLLSAQNSPPITLHPVDSQNSTCIRYGSCEFCMLDPNCGFCYRENRTEVYDSSCIPVNQASTDRAAWGRCSNQTEATDSPIWAYNYCPTPYSWIVLMGLILYLAFFAPGMGPMPWTVNSEIYPLWARSTGNACSAGVNWIFNVLVSLTFLHVAEFLTYYGAFFMYTGLVVLGLLFVQGCLPETQGLQLEDIENLFTGQLCSCGAPSPNGSRHIQYIRVKGSNYLLSDNDASDVE; this is encoded by the exons ATGTCCAGCAGCCACAATGAATACAGCTTGAAGCACATGAGCCACCTTATGGGCAGCAGGAGGGAGAAGGCAGCGGGCGACGGAGAGCGGAGTCTCACTGGGCCTTCACCCGGGGGCTCCGCCAGCGGTGGGGATCTCCTGGACCAAGATGCCTCCACACCGGGGTTCGTCTATGTTATGGCGTCTTTCTCTGCCCTGGGAGGACTTCTCTTCGGGTACGACACCGGGGTGGTCTCCGGGGCTATGCTGCTCCTGAAGAAGGAGATGAACCTGAACGCCCTCTGGCAGGAGCTGCTGGTTTCCAGTACTGTCGGGGCCGCGGCGCTCTCCGCCCTGAGCGGGGGCTCCCTGAACGGGTGGCTGGGGCGCAGGATTTGCATCCTTCTGTCCAGTTTCATCTTCAGCATCGGTGGCATCATCTTGAGTTTTGCCCCGGACAAGGTGGTCCTTCTTGTGGGCAGAATCACAGTTGGTTTGGGCATAG GCATTGCCTCGATGACAGTTCCTGTATACATCGCCGAAGTTTCCCCGCCTCACCTGAGAGGTCAGCTGGTCACTATAAACGCCCTCTTCATCACTGGTGGCCAGTTCATTGCCAGCGTGGTCGATGGAGCCTTCAGCTACCTGCGCCATGACGGCTGGAG GTACATGTTGGGTCTGTCCATTCTTCCAGCAGTGCTGCAATTCGTCGGCTTCTTCTTCCTACCGGAAAGCCCTCGGTGGCTCCTCCAGAAGGGCCGAAGCCAGGAGGCCCATCAAGTTCTGAGCCAGATCAGAGAAGGCCAGGCCGTCGACGAGGAGTATGACGCCATCCGAACCAGCAtcgaggaagaggagaaagagacgGGTGGAG GAGGCCTCGTTATTTTTCGGATCCTCAGCCACGGTCCGACTCGCAGGGCTCTCATCGTTGGCTGTGGCCTCCAGATGTTTCAGCAGCTGTCTGGGATAAACACCGTCAT GTACTATAGTGCAACCATTTTGCAGATGGCGGGTGTGCGGGACGATAAACAGGCAATCTGGTTAGCTGCTGCAACTTCTGCTACCAACTTTGTGTTCACCCTGGTTGGAGTCTGGCTTGTGGAGCGAGTGGGCCGCAGGAAGCTGACCCTGTGGAGTCTTTTAG GTACTGGTCTGAGTCTGACTTTGTTGGCAGTTGGGTTCTTGCTGTCTGCCCAGAACTCTCCGCCCATCACCCTCCACCCGGTCGACTCTCAGAACTCGACCTGCATACGATATGG GTCCTGTGAATTCTGCATGTTAGATCCGaactgtggattttgttatcGTGAAAACAGAACCGAAGTGTACGACTCCTCCTGCATTCCTGTCAATCAAGCGTCCACAGATCGTGCTGCGTGGGGAAG ATGTTCCAACCAGACAGAGGCAACGGACAGCCCAATTTGGGCCTACAACTACTGTCCCACACCCTACTCCTGGATCGTCCTGATGGGCCTTATTCTCTACCTAGCATTCTTTGCTCCAG gtATGGGCCCAATGCCTTGGACAGTGAACTCAGAGATCTACCCACTCTGGGCCCGCAGCACCGGAAACGCCTGCTCAGCCGGGGTCAACTGGATCTTCAACGTACTGGTGTCTCTGACCTTCCTTCATGTCGCTGAGTTCCTGACATATTACG GGGCGTTCTTTATGTACACAGGCCTGGTGGTGTTAGGTCTCCTCTTTGTCCAGGGGTGCCTCCCAGAGACCCAGGGCCTGCAGCTGGAGGACATCGAGAACTTGTTCACCGGTCAGCTTTGCTCCTGTGGAGCCCCCTCACCCAACGGCAGTCGCCACATCCAGTACATCCGGGTAAAAGGCAGCAACTACCTCCTCTCTGACAATGATGCCTCAGATGTAGAGTAG
- the LOC120793755 gene encoding proton myo-inositol cotransporter-like isoform X8, protein MSSSHNEYSLKHMSHLMGSRREKAAGDGERSLTGPSPGGSASGGDLLDQDASTPGFVYVMASFSALGGLLFGYDTGVVSGAMLLLKKEMNLNALWQELLVSSTVGAAALSALSGGSLNGWLGRRICILLSSFIFSIGGIILSFAPDKVVLLVGRITVGLGIGIASMTVPVYIAEVSPPHLRGQLVTINALFITGGQFIASVVDGAFSYLRHDGWRYMLGLSILPAVLQFVGFFFLPESPRWLLQKGRSQEAHQVLSQIREGQAVDEEYDAIRTSIEEEEKETGGGGLVIFRILSHGPTRRALIVGCGLQMFQQLSGINTVMYYSATILQMAGVRDDKQAIWLAAATSATNFVFTLVGVWLVERVGRRKLTLWSLLGTGLSLTLLAVGFLLSAQNSPPITLHPVDSQNSTCIRYGTEVYDSSCIPVNQASTDRAAWGRCSNQTEATDSPIWAYNYCPTPYSWIVLMGLILYLAFFAPGMGPMPWTVNSEIYPLWARSTGNACSAGVNWIFNVLVSLTFLHVAEFLTYYGAFFMYTGLVVLGLLFVQGCLPETQGLQLEDIENLFTGQLCSCGAPSPNGSRHIQYIRVKGSNYLLSDNDASDVE, encoded by the exons ATGTCCAGCAGCCACAATGAATACAGCTTGAAGCACATGAGCCACCTTATGGGCAGCAGGAGGGAGAAGGCAGCGGGCGACGGAGAGCGGAGTCTCACTGGGCCTTCACCCGGGGGCTCCGCCAGCGGTGGGGATCTCCTGGACCAAGATGCCTCCACACCGGGGTTCGTCTATGTTATGGCGTCTTTCTCTGCCCTGGGAGGACTTCTCTTCGGGTACGACACCGGGGTGGTCTCCGGGGCTATGCTGCTCCTGAAGAAGGAGATGAACCTGAACGCCCTCTGGCAGGAGCTGCTGGTTTCCAGTACTGTCGGGGCCGCGGCGCTCTCCGCCCTGAGCGGGGGCTCCCTGAACGGGTGGCTGGGGCGCAGGATTTGCATCCTTCTGTCCAGTTTCATCTTCAGCATCGGTGGCATCATCTTGAGTTTTGCCCCGGACAAGGTGGTCCTTCTTGTGGGCAGAATCACAGTTGGTTTGGGCATAG GCATTGCCTCGATGACAGTTCCTGTATACATCGCCGAAGTTTCCCCGCCTCACCTGAGAGGTCAGCTGGTCACTATAAACGCCCTCTTCATCACTGGTGGCCAGTTCATTGCCAGCGTGGTCGATGGAGCCTTCAGCTACCTGCGCCATGACGGCTGGAG GTACATGTTGGGTCTGTCCATTCTTCCAGCAGTGCTGCAATTCGTCGGCTTCTTCTTCCTACCGGAAAGCCCTCGGTGGCTCCTCCAGAAGGGCCGAAGCCAGGAGGCCCATCAAGTTCTGAGCCAGATCAGAGAAGGCCAGGCCGTCGACGAGGAGTATGACGCCATCCGAACCAGCAtcgaggaagaggagaaagagacgGGTGGAG GAGGCCTCGTTATTTTTCGGATCCTCAGCCACGGTCCGACTCGCAGGGCTCTCATCGTTGGCTGTGGCCTCCAGATGTTTCAGCAGCTGTCTGGGATAAACACCGTCAT GTACTATAGTGCAACCATTTTGCAGATGGCGGGTGTGCGGGACGATAAACAGGCAATCTGGTTAGCTGCTGCAACTTCTGCTACCAACTTTGTGTTCACCCTGGTTGGAGTCTGGCTTGTGGAGCGAGTGGGCCGCAGGAAGCTGACCCTGTGGAGTCTTTTAG GTACTGGTCTGAGTCTGACTTTGTTGGCAGTTGGGTTCTTGCTGTCTGCCCAGAACTCTCCGCCCATCACCCTCCACCCGGTCGACTCTCAGAACTCGACCTGCATACGATATGG AACCGAAGTGTACGACTCCTCCTGCATTCCTGTCAATCAAGCGTCCACAGATCGTGCTGCGTGGGGAAG ATGTTCCAACCAGACAGAGGCAACGGACAGCCCAATTTGGGCCTACAACTACTGTCCCACACCCTACTCCTGGATCGTCCTGATGGGCCTTATTCTCTACCTAGCATTCTTTGCTCCAG gtATGGGCCCAATGCCTTGGACAGTGAACTCAGAGATCTACCCACTCTGGGCCCGCAGCACCGGAAACGCCTGCTCAGCCGGGGTCAACTGGATCTTCAACGTACTGGTGTCTCTGACCTTCCTTCATGTCGCTGAGTTCCTGACATATTACG GGGCGTTCTTTATGTACACAGGCCTGGTGGTGTTAGGTCTCCTCTTTGTCCAGGGGTGCCTCCCAGAGACCCAGGGCCTGCAGCTGGAGGACATCGAGAACTTGTTCACCGGTCAGCTTTGCTCCTGTGGAGCCCCCTCACCCAACGGCAGTCGCCACATCCAGTACATCCGGGTAAAAGGCAGCAACTACCTCCTCTCTGACAATGATGCCTCAGATGTAGAGTAG
- the LOC120793755 gene encoding proton myo-inositol cotransporter-like isoform X5, whose translation MSSSHNEYSLKHMSHLMGSRREKAAGDGERSLTGPSPGGSASGGDLLDQDASTPGFVYVMASFSALGGLLFGYDTGVVSGAMLLLKKEMNLNALWQELLVSSTVGAAALSALSGGSLNGWLGRRICILLSSFIFSIGGIILSFAPDKVVLLVGRITVGLGIGIASMTVPVYIAEVSPPHLRGQLVTINALFITGGQFIASVVDGAFSYLRHDGWRYMLGLSILPAVLQFVGFFFLPESPRWLLQKGRSQEAHQVLSQIREGQAVDEEYDAIRTSIEEEEKETGGGGLVIFRILSHGPTRRALIVGCGLQMFQQLSGINTVMYYSATILQMAGVRDDKQAIWLAAATSATNFVFTLVGVWLVERVGRRKLTLWSLLGTGLSLTLLAVGFLLSAQNSPPITLHPVDSQNSTCIRYGSCEFCMLDPNCGFCYRENRTEVYDSSCIPVNQASTDRAAWGRCSNQTEATDSPIWAYNYCPTPYSWIVLMGLILYLAFFAPGMGPMPWTVNSEIYPLWARSTGNACSAGVNWIFNVLVSLTFLHVAEFLTYYGLVVLGLLFVQGCLPETQGLQLEDIENLFTGQLCSCGAPSPNGSRHIQYIRVKGSNYLLSDNDASDVE comes from the exons ATGTCCAGCAGCCACAATGAATACAGCTTGAAGCACATGAGCCACCTTATGGGCAGCAGGAGGGAGAAGGCAGCGGGCGACGGAGAGCGGAGTCTCACTGGGCCTTCACCCGGGGGCTCCGCCAGCGGTGGGGATCTCCTGGACCAAGATGCCTCCACACCGGGGTTCGTCTATGTTATGGCGTCTTTCTCTGCCCTGGGAGGACTTCTCTTCGGGTACGACACCGGGGTGGTCTCCGGGGCTATGCTGCTCCTGAAGAAGGAGATGAACCTGAACGCCCTCTGGCAGGAGCTGCTGGTTTCCAGTACTGTCGGGGCCGCGGCGCTCTCCGCCCTGAGCGGGGGCTCCCTGAACGGGTGGCTGGGGCGCAGGATTTGCATCCTTCTGTCCAGTTTCATCTTCAGCATCGGTGGCATCATCTTGAGTTTTGCCCCGGACAAGGTGGTCCTTCTTGTGGGCAGAATCACAGTTGGTTTGGGCATAG GCATTGCCTCGATGACAGTTCCTGTATACATCGCCGAAGTTTCCCCGCCTCACCTGAGAGGTCAGCTGGTCACTATAAACGCCCTCTTCATCACTGGTGGCCAGTTCATTGCCAGCGTGGTCGATGGAGCCTTCAGCTACCTGCGCCATGACGGCTGGAG GTACATGTTGGGTCTGTCCATTCTTCCAGCAGTGCTGCAATTCGTCGGCTTCTTCTTCCTACCGGAAAGCCCTCGGTGGCTCCTCCAGAAGGGCCGAAGCCAGGAGGCCCATCAAGTTCTGAGCCAGATCAGAGAAGGCCAGGCCGTCGACGAGGAGTATGACGCCATCCGAACCAGCAtcgaggaagaggagaaagagacgGGTGGAG GAGGCCTCGTTATTTTTCGGATCCTCAGCCACGGTCCGACTCGCAGGGCTCTCATCGTTGGCTGTGGCCTCCAGATGTTTCAGCAGCTGTCTGGGATAAACACCGTCAT GTACTATAGTGCAACCATTTTGCAGATGGCGGGTGTGCGGGACGATAAACAGGCAATCTGGTTAGCTGCTGCAACTTCTGCTACCAACTTTGTGTTCACCCTGGTTGGAGTCTGGCTTGTGGAGCGAGTGGGCCGCAGGAAGCTGACCCTGTGGAGTCTTTTAG GTACTGGTCTGAGTCTGACTTTGTTGGCAGTTGGGTTCTTGCTGTCTGCCCAGAACTCTCCGCCCATCACCCTCCACCCGGTCGACTCTCAGAACTCGACCTGCATACGATATGG GTCCTGTGAATTCTGCATGTTAGATCCGaactgtggattttgttatcGTGAAAACAGAACCGAAGTGTACGACTCCTCCTGCATTCCTGTCAATCAAGCGTCCACAGATCGTGCTGCGTGGGGAAG ATGTTCCAACCAGACAGAGGCAACGGACAGCCCAATTTGGGCCTACAACTACTGTCCCACACCCTACTCCTGGATCGTCCTGATGGGCCTTATTCTCTACCTAGCATTCTTTGCTCCAG gtATGGGCCCAATGCCTTGGACAGTGAACTCAGAGATCTACCCACTCTGGGCCCGCAGCACCGGAAACGCCTGCTCAGCCGGGGTCAACTGGATCTTCAACGTACTGGTGTCTCTGACCTTCCTTCATGTCGCTGAGTTCCTGACATATTACG GCCTGGTGGTGTTAGGTCTCCTCTTTGTCCAGGGGTGCCTCCCAGAGACCCAGGGCCTGCAGCTGGAGGACATCGAGAACTTGTTCACCGGTCAGCTTTGCTCCTGTGGAGCCCCCTCACCCAACGGCAGTCGCCACATCCAGTACATCCGGGTAAAAGGCAGCAACTACCTCCTCTCTGACAATGATGCCTCAGATGTAGAGTAG